A window of Candidatus Methylomirabilota bacterium genomic DNA:
CGTCCCGAATATCCGTCGCGCGACCCTGGCTCCGCATGTGCGCGCGCACGTCGAGCCCGGGGCCGATGTGTTCACCGATGCGCTCTCCTCGTACAACGATCTGAGCCACGACTACACCCACCAGGTCATTGACCACGCTGAGTCTTATGTGCGCGGGAAGGTTCACACCAACGGGCTCGAAAACTTCTGGAGCCTGCTGAAGCGCGCCATCAAGGGTACCTACGTCAGCGTCGAGCCGTTCCATCTGTTCCGGTACCTGGACGAGCAGGCATTTCGGTACAACGCGCGGCGCACCAATGATGCGACCCGGTTTCTTCGCGTGCTGGCATCCATTGTGGGAAAGCGTCTGACCTACAAGCATCTGATCGGCGACGGGCTGCCGGCCGCGCCTGCTACGACGTGACGGCCGCATGCGTCCACGCCAGCGAAGGGGGAGACGATGAGCGAGCACGCGGCGAAACCGCCGCCTGAACCGACGCCATACGAGCGATTCGTTGAGGCCACCAAGCGCGTGCTCTCCGTCCCGAAGAAAGACGTCGAGAAGGCCATGCGCCAGTGGCGACGACGACGGCAGCGCAAGCAAGGGCGCTGAGCCCCGCCCTTAGCGCCACCGTCGGCGCAGCTCTTCCGGTGCAGTCTTGATCCGCACTCTCATCGTGGTTTCGTCAAACAGCACAATGCGCTCGCGAGCTATAGGCTCCAAGCGACCCGTGACATAGTCGAGTAAAGCATCTCTGCCCTCGGTTTCGGTTCTTCGGTAACAAGCATGGGCCAACAGATCCGCCGCCTGTAAACCACCAACCCCCACCTTGCTTTTGAATGCTAGGTCTCCTAGTTGGCGACGGATGGGCGGCAGCCCATGGCGTAATGCTTTCTGAAAATACCTCGTCGCATACGGCGCAAACTGGTCTTGTCGGTCAAATATGAAATGCAACTTAAATCCTGGCCTCCGAATGCTCAGCAGCCCAAGCGCGAGGCACTCGATAAAGCCAACGAAGTAGGGCTTGGCTGGCGCGCCAGGAAATGACAACTTGCCGGATGGCTGCAAAAATGAGGCGCCGGTCAGATATCTGCGCTCGACCTCGGGTAGGCGGTTGAACGCTTGAACATCAATCACAGTCCCAATTGGTTGAATGCGGCTGCCGGTAACAACATCCAAGATCTTGTCGAGGTACTCTTGGGCTTGCTCGTCAGTCCATCCCGCGTAAGGCTTGATGCGGTGTCCTTGTTCATCGCGAGCAAAGAACCGCTTCCCATGGAAAACGGTCCCGCCGGTCGCCGATTGCCAACGTTCTTCAAAGAGTTGCCACTCTCTAGAGCTCGCTATGAAGCCGACAACAACACAGTACGCAGCCCCGCGATGAATCCCGCTCTCATCGCAGTAGGCTTCGAGGATTCTTACTACGGCAGCCAACTTCTCCTCACCACGCGGGTGCATCATCCATACAAGCCAGTGTCCGAAAGCACCGGGTCGGTCCAAGTTCCAGGGTGCCCCCTTCGGCCAGGATGATTCGAGCGGCGCCCGGCTCATGGCCGGCTCCGCCGGGATAGGTCAGGCCAAGGTAAGTCGTCATCCGAGCCACCGCCCGATTCCCCGTCCGCCCCGTCCCCATCGCTGGTAGAATTCTGACCGGAGGGGGGTGGGTTAGTCAAGTATGTTGTTGCCCTTCCGAGACCCCCCCGAAGTGACCTAGAGTCCGAGATAGGCCTCCTTGATGTAGGGATCTTCGAGCAACTGTCGAGCCGAACCCGCCGTGACGATGCGCCCCGTCTCCAGGACGTAGCCGTGGTGGGCGATCCGGAGGGCCTGGTGGACATTCTGTTCGACGAGCAGCACCGTCAGGCCTTCCCGGTTCACGGTGACGATGGCCTGGAACAGCTCGGTGACGACGAGCGGCGCCAGGCCGAGGGACGGCTCGTCCAGCATGAGGAGCCGCGGCCGCGCCATCAGCGCGCGCCCGATCGCCAGCATCTGCTGCTCTCCGCCGGAGAGCGTGCCGGCGAGCTGTCCGGGCCGCTCGCGGAGGCGGGGGAAGAGCGTGAACACCCGCTCCAGACTTTCGGCGAGGCCCGCACGGGCCCGCGCGGGGAAGGCCCCGAGCTCGAGATTTTCCCGTACGCTCATCCCGGGCCAGAGCCGCCGGCCCTCGGGAATGTGACCGATGCCGAGCGCCACGATGGCGTGGGGCGCGAGCGCCGTCACGTCCCGGCCGTCGAAGCGGATGCGGCCCTCCCGGGGCCGGATGAGCCCTGAGATGGCCCGGAGGGTCGTGGTCTTGCCGGCGCCGTTGGCGCCGAGCAGCGTCACGATGCGGCCGGCCGGCACGACGAAGTCGACGCCCCAGAGCGCCTGGACGTCCCCGTGGGTCACCTGGAGACCGGCGACCTCGAGCATGGGAGCGGCGTCAGGATACGCCGCGCTCTCGGCAGCCGTCAACGGATCGACGTCGTAGTTTGACTTCATCGGCGGACGACGGCTAAAATGAAGGCGTTTTCGAGCGCGTACCTTGCCGTGTGCCCTGGGCCCGAGCCAGATGGCCCCCCGGGAGGCGCCCGGAACCCCGAAAACCGAGAGGGCAAGGCCACTCCCAAGACGGTCAGCCTATGCGGGTCCAGGAACATCTCGATCGCCAGTCCCGAGCCGCTCTCAGCGCGCAGGCGCTCCTCCTCGCCGTGCTGGCCGCGCACATACACGACCCACGCTCGTCTGAGGAGGTGCCTCCGTCATGAAGGTGCTCGTCCTGATCAAGCAGGTGCCGGATACCGCCACCCAGGTCAAGGTCAGCGCCGACCCGCGCCGCATCGACACGACGGGCATCACGTGGATCGTCTCTCCCTACGACGAGTTCGCCATCGAAGAGGCGCTGCGGATCAAGGAGAAGCGCGGGCAGGGAGAGGTGGTCACGGTCACACTCGGCCCCGATCGGGCCAAGGAGGCGCTGCGCTCCTGCCTGGCCATGGGGGCGGACCGCGGCATCCACGTCAACGATCCCGCGTTCGAAGGCGCCGATACCCTCCTGGCGGCTCGCGTGCTCGCCGCCGTGATCACGCGCGAGCAGCCCCAGCTGGTCCTGACGGGCCGGCAGGCGATCGACGACGACATGGGGGCGGTCGGCGCGCAGGTGGCCGAGCTCCTGGGCTGGCCGTGTCTGTCGTGGATCATGGAGGAGGCGATCGCCGACGACGGGTCGAAGGTGCGCGCCGGCCGTCAGGTCGAGGGCGGGCTCGAGCTCTTCGACCTCCCGCTGCCGTGTCTCCTCACCGCTCAGAAGGGGATCAACGAGCCGCGCTACCCGACCCTGAAGGGGATCATGGGCGCCAAGAAGAAGGAGATCAAGGAGCTCAAGGCCGCCGACCTCGGGCTCGGGGAGGTCGCCCCGGAGCTGGAGGTCGTCACGCTCGAGGCGCTGCCACCCCGCCCGCCAGGGCGCATCCTGACGGGAGACCCCAAGGACATGGCCCGCGAGCTCGTGCGCGCGCTCCGGGAAGACATCAAGGTCGTCTAGGAAGGGAGCCGAACCTCCCATGGCTGGCGCATTCTGGTGCCTGGTCGAGGATGACCGGCAGGGCCGCCCGAAGAAGGTGACGGCGGAGGTGCTCGGAGAAGCGGGCCGCCGGGCCAAGGAGCTGGGGGCCGGGGTCGAGGCCGTCTGGCTGACCGACCAGGCGGCGGAAGACGGGCTCCGGCAGCTCGCGGCCTGGGGTGCTGCGCGCGTCTGGCTCTGGGAGGATGCGGCTCTGGCCCCCTACCGGGGCGAGGTCTGGGCGCCGGTGGTCGCCGAGCTGGCCGGAAAGGAGGCGCCGCGGGCGATCTGGGGGGCGGTGACGAGCCGGCAGCGGGAGTTCGTGGCGCGGCTGGCGGCCCGGCTCGGGGTGGGGCTGGCGGCCGACTGCGTGGGCTTCGGCCTGACCGACGGCCAGCTGGTCGCGACCCGTCCCGTGTACGCCGGCAAGCTCCTGTCGAAGGTGCGCTGGAAGCGGACGCCGTGGCTCGCGACCTTGCGGCCCAACGTGTTCCGGGTCGCCGAGGCGGACGAGAGCCGAACGCCCGCGGTCGAGCGTCCGGCGCTCAGCGTGCCCCAGGGCGGCAGCACCTTCGTGGAGCGGCGCGAGGAAGCCCAGACGGGCCTGCCCGAGCTGACCGAGGCCGAGATCGTCGTCTCCGGCGGCCGAGGGCTCAAGGGCCCGGAGAACTTCGTCCTCCTCGAGGAGCTGGCCCAGGTCCTCGGCGCGGCGGTGGGGGCGTCCCGCGCGGCCGTGGACGCCGGATGGCGGCCGCACCGGTTCCAGGTGGGGCAGACGGGGCGCACGATCTCGCCCAAGCTCTACATCGGCTGCGGGATCTCGGGGGCGATCCAGCACCTGGCGGGAATGCGCACCTCCAAGGTGATCTGCGCCGTCAACAAGGACCCCGAGGCGCCGATCTTCAAGATCGCCGACTTCGGCCTGGTCGGCGACCTCTTCGAGGTCGTCCCCTTGCTCCGAGAGGAATTCAAGAAGCTCAAAGAGAAGGGGTAGGAGCCGGGCGGACACGTATGAAGCTAGAGCTGACCGAAGAGCAAGAGATGATCCAGACGCTCGCGCGAGACTTCGCCGAGCAAGAGGTGAAGCCTGTCGCCTCCGAGTGCGATCGAGCGGCCCGGTTTCCCCACGCCACCGTCAAGCGGATGGGCGAGCTCGGCCTCATGGGCATCGCCATTCCCGAATCCCGGGGCGGCAGCGGGGCCGACACGACCTCCTACGTCCTCGCCCTCGAGGAAGTGGCCGTCGCCTGCGCCTCCCACGCGGTCGTGATGTCGGTCAACAACTCGCTGGTGTGCGACCCGATCCACCGGCACGGCAGTCCCGAGCAGCACGAGCGCTTCCTGGCCCCGCTCGCCTCCGGCAAGGGCCTGGGCTGCTTCGCCCTGACGGAGCCCCAGGCCGGCTCCGATGCCACCAACCAGGCCACCCTGGCCCGCCGGGACGGCGACCATTACGTGCTCGGCGGCCGCAAGATCTTCGTCACCAACGGCCGGGAGTCCACCGTGGCTCTCGTGTTCGCCCAGACCGACCAGGCCAAGGCCCATCACGGCATCTCGGCATTCCTCGTCGAGAAGGGCACACCCGGCTTCCTGGTCCCGAAGGTCGAGGACAAGCTCGGGTTGCGAGCCTCCGACACCGCCGAGTTCGTCTTCGAGGAGTGCCGGGTCGCGGCCGCCAATCGGCTCGGCGCCGAGGGGGAGGGGTTCCGGATCGCCATGAAGGCCCTCGACGGCGGTCGGATCGGGATCGCCGCCCAGGCCGTCGGCATCGCTCGGGCCGCGCTCGAAGCCTCGGTGGCCTACGCGAAAGAGCGGAAGTCGTTCGGGGTGGCGATCGGCCAGCACCAGATGATCCAGTGGATGCTGGCCGACATGGCCACGGCGGTGGACGCCGCGCGGCTCCTGACCTGGCGGGCGGCGACGCTCAAGGACCAGGACAAGCCCTTCGGGACCGCTTCGTCGATGGCCAAGCTCTTCGCCTCCGAGATGGCCATGCGGGTGACCACCGACGCCGTGCAGGTCCACGGCGGCTACGGCTACATCAAGGAGTACCCGGTGGAGCGGTTCTTCCGGGACGCCAAGATCACCCAGATCTACGAAGGCACGTCCCAGATCCAGCGGCTGGTGATCGCCCGGTCCGTGCTGGGGCCCAAGTGAGGGAACGGATGGAGAACGCCAGCCCACGATCCGGCGACGACAAGGCGCGGTGGGAGCGCGAGACGGCGGCGCCCTTCATCGCGAAGGCGCCGGAGCGGAAGCCCGACTTCGAGACCATGGCCGGGCTTCCGGTCGAGCGGCTCTACACGCCGGCCGATCTCGGCGAGTGGCGGTACGAGGAGCGTCTCGGGTTCCCCGGCGAGTTCCCCTTCACCCGGGGCGTCTACCCGACCATGTACCGCGGGCGGCCCTGGACCATGCGGATGTTCGCCGGGTTCGGGCGCCCCGAGGACACGAACCGGCGCTTCAAGTACCTCCTCGAGCAGGGGCAGACGGGCCTCTCGACCGCGTTCGACATGCCGAGCCTCATGGGATACGACGCCGATCACCCCCGGGCGCGGGGCGAGGTGGGGCGGGAAGGCGTGTCGGTCTCCACGCTGGAGGACATGGAGCGACTCTTCGAGGGAATCCCGCTGGATCGCGTGACCACCTCGATGACGATCAACTGCACGGCGTCGATCGTGCTCGCCATGTACCTGGCGGTGGCCGAGAAGCAGGGGGTGCCCTGGACGAAGGTGGACGGCACCATCCAGAACGACATGCTGAAGGAGTTCAGCGCCCAGAAGGAATGGATCTGCCCGCCCGAGCCCGCGGTCCGGATCGTGGTGGACATGATCGAGTTCTGCATGAACGACGTGCCGAAGTTCCATCCCGTCTCGATCTCCGGCTACCACATCCGGGAGGCGGGGGCCACCGCGGTGCAGGAGCTGGCCTTCACCCTGGCCGACGGCATCGGCTACGTCGAGGCATGCGTCAAGCGGGGGCTCGACCCGAACCGCTTCGGGCCCCAGCTGTCGTTCTTCTTCGACATCCACTCGGACTTCTTCGAGGAGATCGCCAAGCTGCGGGCGGCGCGCCGCCTGTGGGCCGCGATCATGAAGGAGCGCTTCGGCGCCACCGACCCCCGAGCGATGCTCCTGCGCACCCATACCCAGACCGCGGGCGTCTCCCTCACCGCCCAGCAGCCGCTCAACAACATCGCGCGGGTGGCCATCCAGGCCCTGGCCGCCGTGCTGGGGGGCGCCCAGTCGCTGCACACGAATTCCTACGACGAGACCTGGGCCCTGCCCACCGAGGAAGCGGTCACGGTGGCGCTCCGGACGCAGCAGATCATCGCCGAGGAGACCGGGGTCACCCACACGGTGGATCCCCTCGGGGGCTCGTACTTCGTGGAGGCCCTCACCGACCGGATGGAGGCCGAGGCCTGGCGGCTGATCCGGCGGATCGACGAGCTGGGCGGGATGATCCGGGCGCTGGAGGTCGGCTTCCCCCAGCAGGAGATCGCGGACTCGGGCTACCGGACCCAGCTCCAGGAGGACGCCGGCCAGCGGGTCGTGGTCGGCGTGAACCGGTACGTCCAGGCCGAGGAGAAGCCGATCCACTACCTCCGCATCGACGAGCAGCTCGAGCGCGAGCAGATGGAGCGCCTGCGGGCCGTCAGGGCGCGGCGGAACCCGGGCGAGGTCCAGCGGCACCTGCGGCGCCTGGCCGACGCCTGCCGCGATCGGACGAACCTCATGCCGGCGCTGGTCGAGGCGGTGAAGGCGTACGTCTCGCTGGGGGAGATCTCGGACGTCTACCGCCAGGCGCTGGGGCGGTACCAGGAGCCCATCATCTTCTGAGACGGAGGGCGCCGCGATGGAGCGCACACGGGTCGCTGTGATCGGTCTCATGCTGGGGGCGGCGCTGGCCGGGCCGCCGATCAGCCACGCCGACGTGATCCACCTCGTGAATGGCAACCGACTCCAGGTGGACGGGTGGAAGGACGCCGGAGACGCCATCGAGTTCCTGAGCGGCGGCGGCATCGTCCGCATCGGGAAGCAGGAGATCCAGAAGATCGACGGCAAGGCGATGCGGGGCGACTTCAAGATGTCCTCGGCGCCGCCCGGCGCCAGCGCGGCGCCGGCCCCGGGTCCCGCGGCGGCCAAGCAGCTCGCGGAGCTGCTCAAGCAGGGCGAAGGCCTCCTGGCCCAGACCGTCCTCTCGCCGGTCGAGAAGGCGGGAGCGCTCCGGCGGCTCTCCGACAAGTGGCGAGAGGTCGAGGTGCCCGATACGCTGAAGGATGCCCACGCCAAGGGACAGCAGGCCTGGCAGGGCCTGGCCGAGGCGACCGCCTCGGGCGAGGCCGCCTCGCCCGAGGCCAAGGCGCGGGTCGAGAAGGCGAAGACCGACCTGCAGGCCGTGCAGGACGAGGTCAAGAAGGCCACCGGCGAGCCGAGCTGAGGGGATGAGCAGCGACTGCGTCTTCTGCAAGATTCGGGACGGGCAGATCCCGTCGACCAGGGTCTACGAGGACGAGCGGACGCTCGCCTTCATGGACATCAACCCGGTCAACGAGGGGCACTGCCTGGTCGTGACGCGGGCCCACGCCGCGACCCTCTTCGAGGCAGCCGAGGCCGACCTCCAGGCGGCCATCGCGACGGCCCGGCGCGTCGCCCTGGCGATCCGGCAGGCACTCCACCCGGACGGCCTCAACCTCCTCCAGGCGAACGGCGCCGCCGCCTTCCAGTCGGTGCCCCACTTCCACCTCCACCTGATCCCGCGCTGGGCGAACGACGGCAAGGGCTTCGACTGGAAGCTCGTCCCCGGCGACCGGGGGCGGATCCAGGCGGTCGCGGACAA
This region includes:
- a CDS encoding HIT family protein, with amino-acid sequence MSSDCVFCKIRDGQIPSTRVYEDERTLAFMDINPVNEGHCLVVTRAHAATLFEAAEADLQAAIATARRVALAIRQALHPDGLNLLQANGAAAFQSVPHFHLHLIPRWANDGKGFDWKLVPGDRGRIQAVADKIRGALGA
- a CDS encoding methylmalonyl-CoA mutase family protein; the protein is MENASPRSGDDKARWERETAAPFIAKAPERKPDFETMAGLPVERLYTPADLGEWRYEERLGFPGEFPFTRGVYPTMYRGRPWTMRMFAGFGRPEDTNRRFKYLLEQGQTGLSTAFDMPSLMGYDADHPRARGEVGREGVSVSTLEDMERLFEGIPLDRVTTSMTINCTASIVLAMYLAVAEKQGVPWTKVDGTIQNDMLKEFSAQKEWICPPEPAVRIVVDMIEFCMNDVPKFHPVSISGYHIREAGATAVQELAFTLADGIGYVEACVKRGLDPNRFGPQLSFFFDIHSDFFEEIAKLRAARRLWAAIMKERFGATDPRAMLLRTHTQTAGVSLTAQQPLNNIARVAIQALAAVLGGAQSLHTNSYDETWALPTEEAVTVALRTQQIIAEETGVTHTVDPLGGSYFVEALTDRMEAEAWRLIRRIDELGGMIRALEVGFPQQEIADSGYRTQLQEDAGQRVVVGVNRYVQAEEKPIHYLRIDEQLEREQMERLRAVRARRNPGEVQRHLRRLADACRDRTNLMPALVEAVKAYVSLGEISDVYRQALGRYQEPIIF
- a CDS encoding electron transfer flavoprotein subunit alpha/FixB family protein; translated protein: MAGAFWCLVEDDRQGRPKKVTAEVLGEAGRRAKELGAGVEAVWLTDQAAEDGLRQLAAWGAARVWLWEDAALAPYRGEVWAPVVAELAGKEAPRAIWGAVTSRQREFVARLAARLGVGLAADCVGFGLTDGQLVATRPVYAGKLLSKVRWKRTPWLATLRPNVFRVAEADESRTPAVERPALSVPQGGSTFVERREEAQTGLPELTEAEIVVSGGRGLKGPENFVLLEELAQVLGAAVGASRAAVDAGWRPHRFQVGQTGRTISPKLYIGCGISGAIQHLAGMRTSKVICAVNKDPEAPIFKIADFGLVGDLFEVVPLLREEFKKLKEKG
- a CDS encoding acyl-CoA dehydrogenase — translated: MKLELTEEQEMIQTLARDFAEQEVKPVASECDRAARFPHATVKRMGELGLMGIAIPESRGGSGADTTSYVLALEEVAVACASHAVVMSVNNSLVCDPIHRHGSPEQHERFLAPLASGKGLGCFALTEPQAGSDATNQATLARRDGDHYVLGGRKIFVTNGRESTVALVFAQTDQAKAHHGISAFLVEKGTPGFLVPKVEDKLGLRASDTAEFVFEECRVAAANRLGAEGEGFRIAMKALDGGRIGIAAQAVGIARAALEASVAYAKERKSFGVAIGQHQMIQWMLADMATAVDAARLLTWRAATLKDQDKPFGTASSMAKLFASEMAMRVTTDAVQVHGGYGYIKEYPVERFFRDAKITQIYEGTSQIQRLVIARSVLGPK
- a CDS encoding DUF3800 domain-containing protein codes for the protein MSRAPLESSWPKGAPWNLDRPGAFGHWLVWMMHPRGEEKLAAVVRILEAYCDESGIHRGAAYCVVVGFIASSREWQLFEERWQSATGGTVFHGKRFFARDEQGHRIKPYAGWTDEQAQEYLDKILDVVTGSRIQPIGTVIDVQAFNRLPEVERRYLTGASFLQPSGKLSFPGAPAKPYFVGFIECLALGLLSIRRPGFKLHFIFDRQDQFAPYATRYFQKALRHGLPPIRRQLGDLAFKSKVGVGGLQAADLLAHACYRRTETEGRDALLDYVTGRLEPIARERIVLFDETTMRVRIKTAPEELRRRWR
- a CDS encoding electron transfer flavoprotein subunit beta/FixA family protein encodes the protein MKVLVLIKQVPDTATQVKVSADPRRIDTTGITWIVSPYDEFAIEEALRIKEKRGQGEVVTVTLGPDRAKEALRSCLAMGADRGIHVNDPAFEGADTLLAARVLAAVITREQPQLVLTGRQAIDDDMGAVGAQVAELLGWPCLSWIMEEAIADDGSKVRAGRQVEGGLELFDLPLPCLLTAQKGINEPRYPTLKGIMGAKKKEIKELKAADLGLGEVAPELEVVTLEALPPRPPGRILTGDPKDMARELVRALREDIKVV
- a CDS encoding ABC transporter ATP-binding protein, with translation MLEVAGLQVTHGDVQALWGVDFVVPAGRIVTLLGANGAGKTTTLRAISGLIRPREGRIRFDGRDVTALAPHAIVALGIGHIPEGRRLWPGMSVRENLELGAFPARARAGLAESLERVFTLFPRLRERPGQLAGTLSGGEQQMLAIGRALMARPRLLMLDEPSLGLAPLVVTELFQAIVTVNREGLTVLLVEQNVHQALRIAHHGYVLETGRIVTAGSARQLLEDPYIKEAYLGL